The following proteins are encoded in a genomic region of Coffea eugenioides isolate CCC68of chromosome 6, Ceug_1.0, whole genome shotgun sequence:
- the LOC113776280 gene encoding F-box protein At5g06550 — protein sequence MRGAKNLIAQTHKRKRNIKQKTAWKKQCSVSRNHIFASRKPEADILHELEKEKVGDDSAEGFSLKASAPSNSHGVQPLGNLYFSPSSHNSRNSGLGNLRSLTDELVLEILGLLGGTHLGVLSTVSKSLYVFCNHEPLWRNIVLETCKGGFLFYETWKSTYVSAIRPSFEILNSGLNVRDFYSDYLFQSWLCANLEMKPEWLERDNIVRAKGISVEEFVSRFEEPNKPVLLEGCLENWAALDKWDRNYLIELCGNVQFSVGPVEMKLEEYFRYSDLAKEERPLYLFDPRFARKVPNLGLDYEVPVYFSEDLFSVLGDERPDYRWIIIGPAGSGSSFHIDPNSTSAWNAVIKGSKKWILFPPDVVPPGVHPSPDGVEVACPVSIIEWFMNFYNETRSWKKKPIECVCKAGEVIFVPNGWWHLVINLEDSIAITQNFVSRRNLLNVLDFLKKPNACMIVSGTRDRVNLYEKFKKAIEASFPGIVDDLLSKAEDKKIQKKKLSFWESVTDSNAGAFKFSF from the exons ATGCGCGGCGCCAAGAATCTGATAGCCCAAACCCacaagagaaagagaaacaTCAAGCAGAAAACTGCTTGGAAGAAGCAATGCTCTGTTTCAAGAAACCATATCTTTGCTTCAAGAAAACCTGAAGCTGACATACTCCATGagctggaaaaagaaaaagtcggTGATGATAGTGCAGAAGGTTTCAGCCTGAAGGCCTCAGCACCATCAAATTCTCACGGAGTTCAACCACTGGGCAATCTGTACTTTAGCCCTTCTTCGCACAATTCAAGAAATTCAGGCCTCGGTAATCTACGGTCATTAACTGACGAACTTGTACTTGAAATTTTAGGCCTTTTGGGAGGTACTCATTTAGGTGTCTTATCAACTGTGAGCAAGTCTTTGTATGTTTTCTGTAACCATGAACCCCTTTGGAGGAATATTGTTTTGGAAACTTGTAAAGGTGGCTTTCTGTTCTACGAGACTTGGAAATCTACTTATGTCAGTGCAATTAGGCCgtcttttgaaattttaaattcgGGTTTGAATGTTAGGGACTTCTATTCTGACTACTTGTTTCAGAGTTGGCTTTGTGCTAATCTTGAAATGAAACCTGAATGGCTTGAAAGGGATAATATAGTACGAGCCAAGGGAATTTCTGTTGAAGAATTTGTGTCAAGATTTGAGGAACCGAATAAGCCAGTTTTATTGGAAGGGTGTTTAGAAAATTGGGCTGCGTTGGACAAGTGGGACAGGAATTATTTGATCGAGTTATGTGGTAATGTTCAATTTTCAGTTGGGCCTGTGGAAATGAAGCTTGAGGAGTATTTTAGGTACTCTGATCTCGCCAAGGAAGAAAGGCCATTGTATCTGTTTGATCCCAGATTTGCACGGAAAGTTCCAAATTTAGGCTTGGACTACGAAGTTCCAGTGTATTTCAGTGAAGATTTATTTAGTGTTTTGGGGGATGAGAGGCCGGATTATCGATGGATAATTATCGGACCTGCTGGTTCTGGTTCATCATTCCACATTGATCCTAATTCCACATCTGCTTGGAATGCGGTGATTAAGGGATCAAAGAAATGGATTTTATTCCCCCCTGATGTGGTGCCACCAGGAGTGCATCCAAGCCCAGATGGAGTGGAAGTGGCCTGTCCTGTTTCAATAATAGAGTGGTTCATGAACTTTTATAATGAAACAAGAAGTTGGAAAAAGAAGCCCATTGAGTGTGTTTGTAAGGCTGGAGAAGTTATCTTTGTGCCCAATGGATGGTGGCATTTGGTTATCAACCTTGAGGACTCCATTGCCATTACACAGAATTTTGTTAGCAG AAGGAATTTATTGAATGTTTTGGATTTTCTAAAGAAGCCAAATGCTTGCATGATTGTTTCTGGAACAAGAGACCGGGTGAATTTGTAtgaaaaattcaagaaagcCATTGAGGCATCTTTTCCTGGAATTGTTGATGACCTGCTATCAAAAGCAGAAGATAAAAAGATCCAGAAGAAGAAACTTTCATTCTGGGAATCAGTTACTGATTCAAATGCAGGTGCTTTCAAGTTCTCTTTTTAG
- the LOC113774967 gene encoding myosin-binding protein 7 gives MDTKPSTSLVNCCDCGCSCSPIMNRSFSGTMLRSVKRKFDEYDEGGNKFVIPGFIIPQNARIEMENECAALREMVASQQQNIQDLSVELEEERNAASSAANEAMSMILRLQREKAEIQMEARQFKRFAEEKMAHDQHEILAMEDLLYKREQAIQSLTCEVQMYKHRMMSYGLTEAEADGDKLGNGSMTRSNSIIENLDGQFEFPAYDYPPLKCNLNENQVYFEPDNESVDVEKYAFGETPRSRDQLKDLEHRINQLEKSPRNNQPEGEFFGTKNVLEKVIVGHSPRRPKHLRKFSTDSSNSFSANVREVGPDFSMDSPRFGGSFRKTEYLHPEELSNLRKVDNASDIGDDMSDRVYTIDSVHPGAPQCNGVKEPKASAAIGDDYMETPRGSLANTNMVDPEIQKLYMRLQALEADRESMRQAIISMRTDKAQLVLLKEIAQNLCKEMPPVRRPPVKKPSLIGSFSFISLFKWIVSFVFWKRKARRCKYMFGLSANDAGLLMLLDKAPPVGRWRCLSSTQV, from the exons ATGGATACGAAGCCGTCCACAAGTTTGGTAAATTGTTGCGATTGTGGGTGTAGTTGTTCGCCGATCATGAACAGGTCATTCTCTGGGACCATGCTACGTTCCGTCAAGCGAAAATTTGATGAATATGACGAAGGGGGTAACAAATTTGTGATTCCAGGGTTTATTATACCTCAAAATGCTCGTATTGAGATGGAAAATGAATGTGCTGCGCTGCGTGAGATGGTTGCCAGCCAACAGCAGAACATTCAGGACCTTTCAGTGGAGTTGGAGGAGGAGAGGAATGCGGCTTCATCTGCTGCCAATGAGGCTATGTCGATGATCTTGAGGCTGCAGAGGGAGAAGGCGGAGATTCAGATGGAGGCTCGCCAATTCAAGAGGTTTGCAGAGGAGAAAATGGCACATGACCAGCACGAGATCTTGGCAATGGAGGATTTGCTTTACAAGAGAGAGCAGGCTATTCAATCACTCACCTGTGAGGTGCAAATGTATAAACACAGAATGATGAGTTATGGGCTCACAGAAGCTGAGGCTGATGGAGACAAATTGGGGAATGGCTCCATGACCCGAAGTAACAGCATCATTGAGAACCTTGATGGACAGTTTGAGTTTCCCGCATATGATTACCCCCCTCTTAAATGCAATTTGAATGAAAATCAGGTTTATTTTGAACCCGATAATGAATCTGTGGATGTCGAGAAATATGCATTTGGAGAAACTCCACGTTCTCGGGATCAGTTGAAGGATTTAGAGCATCGCATCAATCAATTGGAGAAAAGTCCGAGGAATAATCAGCCTGAAGGGGAATTTTTCGGTACAAAAAATGTGCTTGAAAAGGTCATAGTTGGTCATTCTCCAAGGCGGCCTAAACACTTGAGGAAGTTCTCAACTGATAGTTCTAATTCATTCTCTGCAAATGTTAGAGAAGTGGGTCCAGATTTTTCCATGGATTCTCCACGGTTTGGTGGGAGCTTTAGGAAGACAGAATATCTGCATCCAGAGGAACTTTCTAATTTGAGGAAGGTTGATAATGCCTCAGATATCGGAGATGACATGAGCGATAGAGTTTACACAATTGATTCTGTTCATCCTGGGGCACCCCAATGTAATGGTGTCAAAGAACCCAAGGCTTCTGCTGCAATTGGTGATGATTATATGGAAACTCCTAGGGGATCGTTGGCGAATACCAATATGGTTGACCCCGAGATACAGAAGCTCTATATGAGACTTCAAGCACTTGAGGCTGATAGAGAATCGATGAGGCAGGCAATAATCTCTATGAGGACAGATAAAGCTCAGTTGGTACTTTTGAAGGAGATAGCGCAGAATCTGTGCAAAGAAATGCCACCAGTGCGAAGGCCACCTGTCAAGAAGCCATCTTTGATCGGGAGCTTTTCCTTCATCTCACTATTCAAG TGGATTGTATCCTTCGTTTTCTGGAAAAGGAAAGCACGCCGATGCAA GTACATGTTTGGATTGTCGGCCAATGATGCGGGGTTGTTAATGCTTTTAGATAAGGCACCTCCTGTAGGACGGTGGAGATGTCTTTCAAGCACACAAGTATAG
- the LOC113776354 gene encoding protein downstream neighbor of Son isoform X2 codes for MAKVAAAAQTSTIPFGGGGGSKVTTTTTTMKRKTPSELRGELLKRKNVIELVDESLFPATASTRDGEGNVPVQKNDLPKNPKYIDTRMDELFPARKNSIRLRLLSKQEHSKDNAPVEVSGRLKASSAPMNMADESRAKTSCKEDFVTSVAFCEDRATKTCNTAEKCGESTFRNVAELSLGGDSLSGPLNVDMDKALKGLVANDRLTASASLAKSSELKLQSSFSDFIISGNKTPLDLTLKTTMRVVSSTSVNWFHRSVNCGTFCSKFEGGSQDGGLSSWVFPQSSLPPSVISALTSAAVGGRVDFLTNRQKAWEDSFRSLYYLLRKNICNIFYVCTAQFVVMFTACDGPKETKRSCNAYISQSTRGLRSLLKEHDVCFSMPLCHSKMDEVSAEDLIELSVLENHNLEGQHFVAMSDVNNSPQSLLMFTGNQSVHGLYDFLLNYRFFFLSLTGVDVPILYSPVPFENAALSAPQVRCKEVRRADQMHLPLKNCNATDESTRDSAAGIHYSVEVKDAYLPPWIISCICNAMGSDGTSFEASFVTEPTSIGLNVGLDTIGQDSHPQATTYEALPKDIWNFGIQNTSFSPHLRSAFLKGLKYNSGSYTASLSRV; via the exons ATGGCTAAGGTTGCTGCAGCGGCTCAGACAAGTACTATTCCGTTTGGTGGCGGAGGAGGTTCTAAGGTCACTACCACGACTACTACTATGAAACGGAAAACTCCGTCTGAGTTGCGG GGGGAGCTGCTGAAACGGAAGAATGTCATAGAGCTTGTAGATGAATCTCTCTTTCCTGCAACTGCTTCTACAAG GGATGGCGAGGGAAATGTTCCTGTCCAAAAAAATGACTTACCCAAAAATCCGAAATATATTGATACTCGCATGGATGAATTATTTCCTGCCAGAAAAAATAGTATCAGACTTAGGTTGCTCTCAAAACAGGAACACTCCAAG GATAATGCTCCTGTTGAAGTTAGTGGCAGATTGAAGGCTTCCTCTGCTCCCATGAATATGGCTGATGAGAGTCGAGCAAAAACATCATG TAAGGAGGACTTTGTCACTTCAGTTGCCTTCTGTGAAGATAGGGCCACCAAAACTTGTAACACAGCTGAAAAATGTGGTGAGAGTACCTTTCGTAATGTGGCCGAGCTATCTCTGGGCGGTGATAGTTTGTCTGGCCCGTTAAATGTTGACATG GATAAAGCTTTAAAAGGATTGGTTGCCAACGATCGTCTTACTGCTTCAGCATCACTAGCTAAGTCTTCGGAATTGAAGTTGCAAAGTTCCTTCTCAGATTTCATTATTTCTGGAAACAAAACTCCTCTGGATTTGACCCTAAAAACTACTATGCGGGTAGTGTCCTCGACCTCAGTGAACTG GTTTCATAGGTCAGTGAATTGTGGCACCTTCTGCAGTAAATTTGAGGGTGGTTCTCAGGATG GGGGGTTGTCATCGTGGGTGTTTCCACAGTCTTCTTTACCTCCTTCAGTTATATCTGCATTGACCTCTGCAGCAGTGGGAG GGCGAGTGGATTTCTTGACAAATCGGCAAAAGGCTTGGGAGGACTCATTTCGGAGTCTATACTACTTACTTAGAAAGAACATCTGTAACATCTTTTACG TATGCACTGCACAGTTTGTTGTGATGTTTACTGCTTGTGATGgtccaaaagaaacaaaacgtAGTTGCAATGCTTATATATCTCAGTCCACGAGAGGTTTGAGGTCACTTCTGAAAGAACAT GATGTTTGTTTTTCTATGCCTCTTTGCCACTCTAAGATGGATGAAGTTAGTGCAGAAGACCTGATTGAGCTTTCAGTGCTTGAAAACCATAATCTTGAG GGTCAACATTTTGTTGCCATGTCTGATGTGAATAACAGCCCACAATCTCTGCTCATGTTTACTGGAAACCAAAGTGTGCATGGTTTATATGATTTTCTGCTAAATTATAG ATTCTTTTTCTTATCTTTGACTGGTGTGGATGTTCCCATCTTGTATTCACCGGTGCCATTTGAAAATGCTGCTCTTTCTGCTCCACAG GTTAGGTGCAAGGAGGTTAGGCGAGCTGATCAAATGCATTTGCCACTGAAAAACTGTAATGCAACTGATGAATCCACCCGGGATTCAGCTGCTGGTATCCATTACAGTGTCGAAGTGAAGGATGCATATCTTCCACCATGGATAATTAGCTGCATATGCAATGCTATGGGATCTGATGGGACTAGCTTTGAGGCCAG TTTCGTGACAGAGCCCACGTCAATTGGCTTGAATGTTGGTCTGGACACTATTGGTCAGGATTCTCATCCTCAAGCCACAACCTATGAAGCATTGCCAAAAGATATCTGGAATTTTGGTATTCAAAACACCAGCTTTTCTCCTCACCTTCGTTCCGCCTTCTTAAAAGGCTTGAAGTACAACAGTGGTTCATACACAGCTTCACTTTCACGCGTTTAG
- the LOC113775168 gene encoding calcium-dependent protein kinase 20 encodes MGNTCVGPNLGNNGFLQSVTAAVWKNRQQGTLPPPEQEKSSKNSGKSSKENENSVGSTSKKSEFESNASDIRSVPPAPVKIDSEEPQKKAEADVGGQNNKTNNVDTSSNKPAAEAPKQKPAHFKRVSSVGLQVESVLGRKTGNLKEIYSLGRKLGQGQFGTTFLCVEKDSGKEYACKTIAKRKLTTEEDVEDVRREIQIMHHLAGHPNVISIVGAYEDAIAVHVIMELCSGGELFDRIIQRGHYTERKAAELARIIVGVVEACHSLGVMHRDLKPENFLFVNEEEDSPLKTIDFGLSMFFKPGDTFYDVVGSPYYVAPEVLRKNYGPECDVWSAGVIIYILLSGVPPFWDETEQGIFEQVLKGELDFASEPWPSISESAKDLVRKMLVRDPKKRLKAHEVLSHPWVRVGGIAPDKPLDSAVLSRLKQFSAMNKLKKIAIRVIAESLSEEEIAGLKQMFKMIDVDNSGQITLEELKNGLERVGANLRDSEIISLMRAADVDNSGTIDYGEFVAAMLHLNKIQKEDHMYAAFSYFDKDGSGYITKDELQQACEKFGMGDVHLDEIIHEVDKDNDGRIDYNEFAAMMQDTGFGRAGS; translated from the exons ATGGGGAATACATGCGTAGGACCCAATTTGGGGAACAATGGCTTCTTGCAATCTGTTACAGCCGCGGTCTGGAAAAATCGGCAACAGGGAACTCTGCCACCCCCAGAACAAGAAAAAAGTAGCAAGAATTCCGGTAAAAGCagcaaagaaaatgaaaattcagTGGGATCAACTTCCAAAAAGTCAGAGTTTGAATCTAATGCATCTGATATCCGGAGTGTTCCGCCTGCACCGGTGAAGATAGACAGCGAGGAGCCACAGAAGAAGGCAGAAGCAGACGTGGGAGGCCAGAATAATAAGACTAATAATGTTGATACTAGTAGTAACAAGCCTGCTGCTGAGGCTCCCAAACAGAAGCCTGCTCATTTCAAGAGAGTTTCAAGCGTAGGGCTTCAAGTTGAATCAGTGCTAGGACGAAAAACAGGGAATTTGAAGGAGATTTATAGTTTAGGGAGGAAATTAGGGCAAGGGCAGTTTGGCACCACATTTTTATGTGTGGAGAAGGACTCAGGAAAGGAATACGCTTGTAAAACTATTGCCAAGAGGAAGCTGACTACGGAGGAGGATGTGGAGGATGTGAGGAGAGAAATTCAGATAATGCACCATTTGGCGGGGCACCCCAATGTGATATCTATAGTGGGAGCTTATGAGGACGCCATTGCTGTCCATGTTATCATGGAGCTTTGTTCAGGTGGGGAGCTTTTTGACAGAATAATACAGAGGGGGCATTATACAGAGAGGAAGGCTGCTGAGCTTgcaaggatcattgttggtgtTGTGGAAGCGTGCCACTCCTTAGGTGTTATGCATAGAGACTTGAAgcctgaaaattttctttttgtcaaTGAGGAAGAGGATTCGCCACTTAAGACCATTGATTTTGGGCTCTCAATGTTCTTCAAACCAG GTGATACATTTTATGATGTGGTTGGAAGCCCTTATTATGTTGCTCCTGAAGTATTGCGGAAGAATTACGGTCCAGAATGTGATGTTTGGAGTGCTGGAGTCATCATCTATATATTGCTAAGTGGGGTACCGCCTTTCTGGGATG AAACGGAGCAAGGCATATTTGAGCAGGTCTTAAAAGGCGAACTTGACTTTGCTTCAGAACCTTGGCCTTCCATATCAGAAAGTGCGAAGGACCTTGTGAGAAAAATGCTTGTAAGAGACCCAAAAAAGCGGCTTAAAGCACACGAAGTTCTAA GCCACCCATGGGTCCGAGTTGGCGGTATAGCTCCCGATAAGCCTCTTGATTCTGCTGTTCTAAGTCGGCTGAAACAATTTTCTGCAATGAACAAACTCAAGAAGATAGCTATTAGG GTCATTGCTGAAAGTCTGTCTGAAGAGGAAATTGCAGGACTCAAACAAATGTTCAAAATGATAGACGTGGATAATAGTGGACAAATTACATTGGAGGAGCTCAAGAATGGTTTGGAAAGAGTGGGGGCTAATCTTCGGGATTCAGAAATAATATCCCTGATGCGAGCT GCAGATGTTGACAATAGTGGTACCATAGATTATGGGGAATTCGTAGCAGCAATGCTCCATCTGAACAAGATCCAGAAGGAGGATCACATGTATGCAGCCTTTTCATATTTTGACAAAGATGGAAGCGGGTACATTACAAAAGATGAGCTCCAACAGGCTTGTGAGAAGTTCGGAATGGGAGACGTTCACCTTGACGAAATTATCCATGAAGTTGATAAGGATAAT GATGGGCGAATTGATTACAATGAATTTGCGGCGATGATGCAAGACACCGGTTTTGGAAGAGCAGgatcataa
- the LOC113776354 gene encoding protein downstream neighbor of Son isoform X1, translating into MAKVAAAAQTSTIPFGGGGGSKVTTTTTTMKRKTPSELRGELLKRKNVIELVDESLFPATASTRDGEGNVPVQKNDLPKNPKYIDTRMDELFPARKNSIRLRLLSKQEHSKDNAPVEVSGRLKASSAPMNMADESRAKTSCKEDFVTSVAFCEDRATKTCNTAEKCGESTFRNVAELSLGGDSLSGPLNVDMDKALKGLVANDRLTASASLAKSSELKLQSSFSDFIISGNKTPLDLTLKTTMRVVSSTSVNWFHRSVNCGTFCSKFEGGSQDGKSVGQDMAGSTELGSLTPRCDAGGLSSWVFPQSSLPPSVISALTSAAVGGRVDFLTNRQKAWEDSFRSLYYLLRKNICNIFYVCTAQFVVMFTACDGPKETKRSCNAYISQSTRGLRSLLKEHDVCFSMPLCHSKMDEVSAEDLIELSVLENHNLEGQHFVAMSDVNNSPQSLLMFTGNQSVHGLYDFLLNYRFFFLSLTGVDVPILYSPVPFENAALSAPQVRCKEVRRADQMHLPLKNCNATDESTRDSAAGIHYSVEVKDAYLPPWIISCICNAMGSDGTSFEASFVTEPTSIGLNVGLDTIGQDSHPQATTYEALPKDIWNFGIQNTSFSPHLRSAFLKGLKYNSGSYTASLSRV; encoded by the exons ATGGCTAAGGTTGCTGCAGCGGCTCAGACAAGTACTATTCCGTTTGGTGGCGGAGGAGGTTCTAAGGTCACTACCACGACTACTACTATGAAACGGAAAACTCCGTCTGAGTTGCGG GGGGAGCTGCTGAAACGGAAGAATGTCATAGAGCTTGTAGATGAATCTCTCTTTCCTGCAACTGCTTCTACAAG GGATGGCGAGGGAAATGTTCCTGTCCAAAAAAATGACTTACCCAAAAATCCGAAATATATTGATACTCGCATGGATGAATTATTTCCTGCCAGAAAAAATAGTATCAGACTTAGGTTGCTCTCAAAACAGGAACACTCCAAG GATAATGCTCCTGTTGAAGTTAGTGGCAGATTGAAGGCTTCCTCTGCTCCCATGAATATGGCTGATGAGAGTCGAGCAAAAACATCATG TAAGGAGGACTTTGTCACTTCAGTTGCCTTCTGTGAAGATAGGGCCACCAAAACTTGTAACACAGCTGAAAAATGTGGTGAGAGTACCTTTCGTAATGTGGCCGAGCTATCTCTGGGCGGTGATAGTTTGTCTGGCCCGTTAAATGTTGACATG GATAAAGCTTTAAAAGGATTGGTTGCCAACGATCGTCTTACTGCTTCAGCATCACTAGCTAAGTCTTCGGAATTGAAGTTGCAAAGTTCCTTCTCAGATTTCATTATTTCTGGAAACAAAACTCCTCTGGATTTGACCCTAAAAACTACTATGCGGGTAGTGTCCTCGACCTCAGTGAACTG GTTTCATAGGTCAGTGAATTGTGGCACCTTCTGCAGTAAATTTGAGGGTGGTTCTCAGGATGGTAAGTCTGTAGGTCAGGATATGGCCGGTTCCACAGAACTTGGTTCATTAACTCCCAGATGCGATGCAGGGGGGTTGTCATCGTGGGTGTTTCCACAGTCTTCTTTACCTCCTTCAGTTATATCTGCATTGACCTCTGCAGCAGTGGGAG GGCGAGTGGATTTCTTGACAAATCGGCAAAAGGCTTGGGAGGACTCATTTCGGAGTCTATACTACTTACTTAGAAAGAACATCTGTAACATCTTTTACG TATGCACTGCACAGTTTGTTGTGATGTTTACTGCTTGTGATGgtccaaaagaaacaaaacgtAGTTGCAATGCTTATATATCTCAGTCCACGAGAGGTTTGAGGTCACTTCTGAAAGAACAT GATGTTTGTTTTTCTATGCCTCTTTGCCACTCTAAGATGGATGAAGTTAGTGCAGAAGACCTGATTGAGCTTTCAGTGCTTGAAAACCATAATCTTGAG GGTCAACATTTTGTTGCCATGTCTGATGTGAATAACAGCCCACAATCTCTGCTCATGTTTACTGGAAACCAAAGTGTGCATGGTTTATATGATTTTCTGCTAAATTATAG ATTCTTTTTCTTATCTTTGACTGGTGTGGATGTTCCCATCTTGTATTCACCGGTGCCATTTGAAAATGCTGCTCTTTCTGCTCCACAG GTTAGGTGCAAGGAGGTTAGGCGAGCTGATCAAATGCATTTGCCACTGAAAAACTGTAATGCAACTGATGAATCCACCCGGGATTCAGCTGCTGGTATCCATTACAGTGTCGAAGTGAAGGATGCATATCTTCCACCATGGATAATTAGCTGCATATGCAATGCTATGGGATCTGATGGGACTAGCTTTGAGGCCAG TTTCGTGACAGAGCCCACGTCAATTGGCTTGAATGTTGGTCTGGACACTATTGGTCAGGATTCTCATCCTCAAGCCACAACCTATGAAGCATTGCCAAAAGATATCTGGAATTTTGGTATTCAAAACACCAGCTTTTCTCCTCACCTTCGTTCCGCCTTCTTAAAAGGCTTGAAGTACAACAGTGGTTCATACACAGCTTCACTTTCACGCGTTTAG